The following coding sequences lie in one Chitinispirillales bacterium ANBcel5 genomic window:
- a CDS encoding DUF2795 domain-containing protein, giving the protein MSKKVNPIDVEQFLEKTNFPAQKNDIITFAKNDHAPEPILAALQNIPDRQYSNPQDAAKETFSAEDEPQGPMGIDSCED; this is encoded by the coding sequence ATGTCAAAGAAAGTTAATCCAATAGACGTTGAGCAATTTTTAGAAAAAACCAATTTCCCAGCTCAAAAAAATGACATTATTACATTTGCTAAAAATGACCATGCCCCAGAGCCAATATTGGCTGCACTGCAAAACATTCCAGACCGGCAGTATTCAAATCCACAGGATGCCGCAAAAGAGACATTTTCTGCAGAAGATGAGCCTCAGGGCCCAATGGGGATAGATTCGTGTGAAGACTGA